In the Sphingobacteriaceae bacterium genome, one interval contains:
- a CDS encoding OsmC family protein → MAKRTYDANVIWTGNKVQSVAIVKNHRIIIDEPIALGGDDEGPNPVQLLLASVGGCINIMINMLAPRYQVELEEVETYVEGDLDPDGYREKAPVRPGLLEIRFAVKVVSPSPQEQVDALIAHAHRVCPVKDTLAGVPVVQMPWPEPSD, encoded by the coding sequence GTGGCAAAACGCACCTACGATGCCAATGTGATCTGGACCGGCAATAAAGTGCAGTCGGTGGCCATCGTAAAGAACCACCGGATCATCATCGACGAGCCCATCGCCCTGGGCGGCGACGACGAAGGTCCCAATCCCGTGCAGCTGCTCCTGGCCTCGGTGGGCGGCTGCATCAACATCATGATCAACATGCTGGCCCCCCGCTACCAGGTGGAGCTGGAAGAAGTGGAAACCTACGTGGAAGGCGACCTGGACCCCGACGGCTACCGAGAGAAGGCGCCGGTGCGGCCGGGCCTGTTGGAAATCCGGTTCGCCGTCAAGGTGGTGTCGCCGTCCCCCCAGGAGCAGGTGGACGCCCTCATCGCCCACGCCCACCGGGTGTGCCCCGTCAAGGACACCCTGGCGGGCGTGCCCGTAGTGCAGATGCCCTGGCCGGAGCCGTCGGATTGA